The following proteins are encoded in a genomic region of Streptomyces lunaelactis:
- a CDS encoding class E sortase: MSRARSRIVGSISVFGELLITAGVVLGLFVVYSLWWTNVLADREASKQGDQMRDGWANSGPGALDTKDGIGFLHVPAMNSGEVLVKKGTDSKALNNGIAGYYTDPIKSALPWDSKGNFTLAAHRDGHGAKFHNIHKLKNGDAIVFETRDTWYVYKVYKELKETSKYNVAVLQPVPKESGKTKPGRYITLTTCTPVFTSDYRYIVWGELERTVKVDSDRTPPEELR, from the coding sequence GTGTCACGTGCGCGTAGCCGGATCGTCGGCTCCATCAGTGTCTTCGGCGAGCTGCTGATCACAGCGGGCGTGGTGCTGGGGCTCTTCGTCGTCTACTCACTGTGGTGGACGAACGTCCTCGCCGACCGCGAGGCCTCCAAGCAGGGCGACCAGATGCGCGACGGCTGGGCGAACAGCGGTCCCGGCGCCCTCGACACCAAGGACGGCATCGGCTTCCTCCACGTACCCGCCATGAACAGCGGTGAGGTGCTGGTGAAGAAGGGCACCGACTCCAAGGCCCTGAACAACGGCATCGCCGGCTACTACACCGACCCGATCAAGTCGGCGCTCCCCTGGGACAGCAAGGGGAACTTCACGCTGGCCGCGCACCGGGACGGGCACGGAGCGAAGTTCCACAACATCCACAAGCTGAAGAACGGCGATGCGATCGTCTTCGAGACCCGGGACACCTGGTACGTCTACAAGGTCTACAAGGAGCTCAAGGAGACCTCGAAGTACAACGTGGCCGTGCTGCAGCCGGTCCCGAAGGAGTCGGGGAAGACGAAGCCGGGGCGCTACATCACGCTGACGACCTGTACGCCCGTCTTCACGTCGGACTACCGCTACATCGTCTGGGGCGAGCTGGAGCGCACGGTGAAGGTCGACAGCGACCGTACGCCGCCGGAGGAACTGCGCTAG
- a CDS encoding DUF881 domain-containing protein translates to MSNSADSPQGPVHRFDWRPVRLLSAAVFALAGLIFVTSFNTAKGTNLRTDGSLLKLSDLIEQRSAKNGDLDESTASVRDDVDALARRDDGSTKAEDAKLGALEQAAGTRKLSGPGLTVTLNDAPPNAQAAPGYPEPQANDLVIHQQDLQAVVNALWKGGAKGIQVMDQRLISTSAVRCVGNTLILQGRVYSPPYKITAVGDQSALEKALTTSPAIQNYQLYVKAYGLGWKVDEREAVTLPGYSGTVDLHYAKPVK, encoded by the coding sequence TTGAGCAATTCTGCCGACTCCCCCCAAGGGCCGGTCCACCGCTTCGACTGGCGGCCGGTCCGGCTGCTGAGCGCTGCCGTCTTCGCTCTCGCCGGGCTGATCTTCGTGACCAGCTTCAATACCGCCAAGGGCACCAACCTGCGTACGGACGGCTCGCTGCTGAAGCTCTCCGACCTGATCGAGCAGCGCAGTGCCAAGAACGGCGATCTCGACGAGTCCACCGCGTCGGTACGCGACGACGTCGACGCCCTCGCCCGGCGTGACGACGGCTCCACCAAGGCCGAGGACGCGAAGCTGGGCGCCCTGGAGCAGGCCGCGGGCACCAGGAAGCTCAGCGGACCGGGCCTCACGGTCACCCTCAACGACGCCCCGCCCAATGCCCAGGCCGCCCCCGGCTACCCCGAGCCGCAGGCCAATGACCTGGTCATCCACCAGCAAGACCTGCAGGCCGTCGTCAATGCCCTGTGGAAGGGCGGCGCCAAGGGCATCCAGGTCATGGACCAGCGGCTGATCTCCACCAGCGCCGTCCGGTGCGTGGGGAACACGCTGATCCTCCAGGGGCGCGTCTACTCACCGCCGTACAAGATCACCGCTGTCGGCGACCAGAGCGCCCTCGAGAAGGCGCTCACCACCTCCCCGGCGATCCAGAACTACCAGCTGTATGTGAAGGCGTACGGCCTCGGCTGGAAAGTCGACGAGCGCGAGGCGGTGACTCTCCCCGGCTACTCGGGCACAGTGGATCTCCACTACGCGAAGCCTGTGAAGTAG
- a CDS encoding class E sortase — protein sequence MRRHRGDRPVGGARTGGGQGCGVSAVGPEDEYDPLTDPLPPGELGSPWFRPTGVPEEELPQQPQPVQQPQEWYDPEGYQRDWYVQPEQEPAPQPRPQAQPRPQARPQRRPMPDPQPMFDPAPAPEPVPAPLPASGPLPVPDDETVALRTSDTRRAAETPTGPGRAERRRAAKGRGRRRPEPAPTASDTSAPAKPLSRVEARRAARALKDSPAVIASRAIGELFISFGVLLLLFVTYQLWWTNVRAGQQANQETNKIQDGWAKGRTPGVFEPGQGFAIMHIPKLDVVVPIAEGISKPKVLDRGMVGHYAEGKLETAMPADKSGNFAVAGHRNTHGEPFRYINRLKPGDPIVVETQDAYYTYTMASILPQTSPSNVGVIGPVPPGSGFTEPGRYITLTTCTPEFTSTYRMIVWGKMVEERPRSKGKPDALVG from the coding sequence GTGCGGCGACACCGGGGCGATCGGCCGGTCGGCGGGGCTCGCACCGGTGGTGGGCAAGGCTGTGGCGTGAGTGCCGTCGGTCCGGAGGACGAGTACGACCCGCTGACGGATCCGCTGCCGCCGGGGGAGCTCGGCTCGCCGTGGTTCCGGCCGACAGGCGTTCCGGAGGAGGAGCTGCCCCAGCAGCCGCAGCCCGTGCAGCAGCCGCAGGAGTGGTACGACCCCGAGGGGTACCAGCGGGACTGGTACGTACAGCCGGAGCAGGAGCCGGCACCGCAGCCCCGGCCTCAGGCCCAGCCCCGGCCGCAGGCCCGGCCCCAGCGTCGGCCGATGCCCGATCCGCAGCCGATGTTCGACCCGGCTCCAGCACCGGAGCCGGTTCCGGCACCCCTGCCGGCGTCCGGTCCCCTACCCGTACCGGACGACGAGACCGTTGCCCTGCGTACCTCGGACACCCGCCGCGCGGCGGAGACCCCCACGGGTCCCGGTCGCGCCGAGCGCCGCAGGGCGGCCAAGGGCCGGGGCCGTAGGCGTCCTGAGCCCGCTCCCACCGCCTCCGACACCTCCGCGCCCGCCAAGCCCCTGTCGCGCGTCGAGGCCCGCCGTGCCGCGCGTGCGCTCAAGGACAGCCCCGCCGTCATCGCCAGCCGTGCCATCGGCGAACTCTTCATCTCCTTCGGCGTGCTGCTGCTGCTGTTCGTCACCTACCAGCTGTGGTGGACGAACGTCCGCGCCGGGCAGCAGGCCAACCAGGAGACCAACAAGATCCAGGACGGCTGGGCGAAGGGCCGCACGCCGGGTGTGTTCGAGCCGGGTCAGGGCTTCGCCATCATGCACATCCCCAAGCTGGACGTGGTCGTCCCGATCGCCGAGGGCATCAGCAAGCCCAAGGTCCTCGACCGCGGCATGGTCGGCCACTACGCCGAGGGCAAGCTCGAGACCGCGATGCCCGCGGACAAGTCGGGCAACTTCGCTGTCGCGGGCCATCGCAACACGCACGGCGAACCGTTCCGGTACATCAACCGTCTCAAGCCGGGGGACCCGATCGTCGTTGAGACGCAGGACGCGTACTACACGTACACGATGGCGAGCATCCTCCCCCAGACCTCGCCGTCGAACGTCGGCGTGATCGGTCCGGTGCCGCCGGGCTCCGGATTCACGGAGCCGGGCAGGTACATCACGCTGACGACGTGCACGCCGGAATTCACGAGTACGTACCGAATGATCGTGTGGGGCAAGATGGTCGAGGAACGGCCGCGCAGCAAGGGCAAACCCGACGCGCTCGTCGGCTGA
- a CDS encoding class E sortase, which produces MSVRLIVRTFSELCITVGTLIVLFVVYVLFWTGIKAGSATDGQIDKLQEEWSQGPVAAPAPEPTATPPAPDPAPEAYRDGKPFAVMYIPRFGGRWDWPVLEGTKVRTLQKGLGHYSSTAALGGGGNFSVAGHRRTYGDPFKDFPKLRPGDAVVLTDGTTWFTYRIDKKPYRTVPGDVGVIDPVPRKSGFDGPGRYLTLTTCDPEWGSSHRLIAWAHLDATQPVTDGKPEALRS; this is translated from the coding sequence GTGTCGGTACGGCTGATCGTCAGGACCTTCAGCGAACTCTGCATCACCGTCGGCACCCTGATCGTGCTCTTTGTGGTGTACGTGCTGTTCTGGACCGGTATCAAGGCCGGCAGTGCCACTGACGGACAGATCGACAAGCTCCAGGAGGAGTGGTCGCAGGGCCCGGTCGCGGCCCCCGCGCCGGAACCCACGGCGACGCCCCCCGCCCCCGACCCTGCTCCGGAGGCGTACCGCGACGGCAAGCCCTTCGCCGTCATGTACATCCCCCGCTTCGGAGGGCGCTGGGACTGGCCGGTCCTGGAAGGCACCAAGGTGCGCACGCTCCAGAAGGGCCTCGGGCACTACAGCTCCACCGCCGCGCTCGGCGGCGGCGGCAACTTCTCGGTCGCCGGCCACCGCCGTACGTACGGGGATCCGTTCAAGGATTTCCCGAAGCTGCGGCCCGGGGACGCCGTGGTGCTGACGGACGGGACGACCTGGTTCACGTACCGCATCGACAAGAAGCCCTACCGGACCGTGCCGGGCGATGTCGGCGTCATCGACCCCGTCCCGCGAAAGTCGGGATTCGACGGGCCGGGGCGCTATCTGACGCTGACCACCTGCGATCCGGAGTGGGGCAGCAGCCATCGCCTGATCGCCTGGGCGCATCTGGACGCCACCCAGCCTGTGACCGACGGCAAACCGGAAGCTTTGCGCAGCTGA
- a CDS encoding PP2C family protein-serine/threonine phosphatase, translated as MSLSLRFAAGSHKGMIREGNEDSGYAGPRLLAIADGMGGQAAGEVASSEVISTLVTLDDDVPGSDILTSLGTAVQRANDQLRLMVEEDPQLEGMGTTLTALLWTGQRLGLVHVGDSRAYLLRDGVLTQITQDHTWVQRLVDEGRITEEEATTHPQRSLLMRALGSGEHVEPDLSIREVRAGDRYLICSDGLSGVVSHQTMEDTLADYQGPQETVQALIQLALRGGGPDNITCIVADVLDTDSNDTLAAQLNDTPVVVGAVAENQLQLNDGGAMQTPAGRAAGLGRPVPPQHSGGFGPPGSGDDMGYGGMPPEGSFGAYSDEDFIKPRGGRRWLKRSFYIVLALAVVGGGLYGGYRWTQTQYFVGSNNEHVALYQGISQDLAWVSLSKVQKDHPEIELKYLPPYQRKQVEATITEDGLDKARTKIQELADQAAACKKDEQRRDAADRASTPPPGEGEAGGTTGKPTTQNAQTKPNAPTPTPGPTLSEEEQKLASNCGKQ; from the coding sequence ATGAGTCTGTCTCTGCGCTTCGCCGCCGGGTCGCACAAGGGCATGATCCGGGAGGGCAACGAGGACTCCGGCTACGCCGGCCCCCGCCTTCTGGCCATCGCCGACGGCATGGGTGGTCAGGCCGCCGGTGAGGTCGCCTCGTCGGAAGTCATCTCCACGCTCGTCACGCTCGACGACGACGTACCCGGCTCGGACATCCTCACCTCGCTCGGCACGGCCGTGCAGCGCGCCAACGACCAGTTGCGCCTGATGGTCGAGGAGGACCCTCAGCTCGAGGGCATGGGCACCACGCTCACCGCGTTGCTCTGGACCGGCCAGCGGCTCGGCCTCGTACACGTCGGTGACTCCCGCGCCTATCTGCTCCGCGACGGCGTCCTGACCCAGATCACCCAGGACCACACGTGGGTGCAGCGGCTGGTCGACGAGGGCCGGATCACCGAAGAGGAAGCCACCACCCACCCGCAGCGCTCCCTGCTGATGCGCGCGCTGGGCAGCGGCGAACATGTCGAGCCCGACCTCTCCATCCGCGAGGTCCGCGCCGGCGACCGGTATCTGATCTGCTCCGACGGACTGTCCGGCGTCGTCTCCCATCAGACGATGGAGGACACCCTCGCCGACTACCAGGGCCCGCAGGAGACCGTGCAGGCGCTGATCCAGCTCGCGCTGCGCGGCGGCGGCCCCGACAACATCACCTGCATCGTCGCCGACGTCCTCGACACCGACTCCAACGACACCCTGGCCGCCCAGCTCAACGACACCCCGGTCGTGGTCGGCGCGGTCGCCGAGAACCAGCTCCAGCTGAACGACGGCGGCGCCATGCAGACCCCGGCGGGGCGCGCGGCCGGCCTCGGCCGCCCCGTACCGCCGCAGCACTCCGGCGGCTTCGGCCCGCCCGGAAGCGGCGACGACATGGGGTACGGCGGAATGCCGCCGGAGGGCAGCTTCGGCGCGTACAGCGACGAGGACTTCATCAAGCCGCGCGGCGGCCGCAGGTGGCTGAAGAGATCCTTCTACATCGTGCTCGCCCTGGCGGTCGTCGGCGGCGGTCTGTACGGCGGCTACCGCTGGACCCAGACCCAGTACTTCGTCGGCTCCAACAACGAGCACGTGGCCCTCTACCAGGGCATCAGCCAGGACCTGGCCTGGGTCTCGCTCTCGAAGGTCCAGAAGGACCACCCCGAGATCGAACTCAAGTACCTCCCGCCCTACCAGCGCAAGCAGGTCGAGGCGACGATCACCGAGGACGGCCTCGACAAGGCGCGCACGAAGATCCAGGAGCTCGCCGACCAGGCCGCCGCCTGCAAGAAGGACGAGCAGCGCCGCGATGCCGCCGACCGCGCGAGCACGCCGCCGCCCGGCGAGGGCGAGGCCGGCGGCACCACCGGCAAGCCCACCACCCAGAACGCACAGACCAAGCCGAACGCACCTACTCCCACTCCGGGCCCCACCCTCTCGGAGGAGGAGCAGAAGCTGGCCTCGAACTGCGGTAAGCAGTAG
- a CDS encoding FtsW/RodA/SpoVE family cell cycle protein: protein MSVVTNTTTIGAIEAPSRRNTELMLLAFAVAIPVFAYINVGLAMDGELPTGVLGYGLGLGLLAGVAHLVVRKFAKYADPLLLPLATLLNGLGLVLVWRLDQSPRLIARAETLFGAFSPDAPKQLLYSAIGIALFVAVLLILKDHRILQRYTYISMAVALLLLILPMFFPSVNGAKIWISLGPFSIQPGEFAKIIIAVFFSGYLMVKRDALALASRRFMGLYLPRGRDLGPILVVWAISILILVFETDLGTSLLFFGLFVIMLYVATERTSWIVFGLLMSAAGAVGVATFEPHVQSRVNAWLDPFACYSTDTSGACEQISNAIMSFGSGGTLGTGLGQGNSDLIGFAANADFILSTVGEELGLAGMMAFLLIYGLIVERGVRTALAARDPFGKLLAIGLSGAFAIQVFVVAGGVMGLIPLTGMTMPFVAAGGSSVIANWALIGILIRISDTARRPAPAPAPSPDAEMTQVVRP from the coding sequence ATGAGCGTTGTCACCAACACCACCACGATCGGCGCGATCGAAGCACCGAGCCGCCGCAACACCGAGCTGATGCTGCTCGCGTTCGCCGTTGCCATCCCGGTGTTCGCGTACATCAATGTGGGCCTCGCCATGGACGGCGAGCTGCCCACCGGAGTACTCGGTTACGGGCTCGGCCTCGGCCTCCTCGCGGGCGTGGCCCACCTTGTGGTGCGGAAGTTCGCCAAGTACGCCGACCCGCTGCTGCTGCCCCTGGCGACGCTGCTGAACGGTCTCGGGCTGGTTCTGGTCTGGCGGCTCGACCAGTCTCCGCGCCTCATCGCGCGCGCCGAGACCCTGTTCGGCGCCTTCAGCCCCGACGCCCCCAAGCAGCTGCTGTACTCCGCGATCGGCATCGCTCTCTTCGTCGCCGTGCTGCTCATCCTCAAAGACCACCGCATCCTGCAGCGCTACACGTACATCTCCATGGCGGTGGCGCTGCTCCTGCTGATCCTGCCCATGTTCTTCCCCTCGGTGAACGGCGCGAAGATCTGGATCAGCCTCGGCCCCTTCTCCATCCAGCCCGGAGAGTTCGCGAAGATCATCATCGCGGTCTTCTTCTCCGGCTACCTGATGGTGAAGCGCGATGCCCTGGCGCTCGCCAGCCGCCGCTTCATGGGCCTGTATCTGCCACGGGGCCGTGACCTCGGACCGATTCTGGTCGTCTGGGCCATCTCGATCCTGATCCTCGTCTTCGAGACGGACCTCGGCACCTCGCTGCTGTTCTTCGGCCTCTTCGTGATCATGCTGTACGTCGCCACGGAACGCACCAGCTGGATCGTCTTCGGCCTGCTGATGTCCGCGGCCGGAGCGGTCGGCGTGGCCACCTTCGAACCCCACGTCCAGTCCCGCGTCAACGCCTGGCTCGACCCGTTCGCCTGCTACTCGACCGACACGAGCGGTGCCTGCGAGCAGATCTCCAACGCGATCATGTCCTTCGGCTCCGGCGGCACCCTCGGCACCGGACTGGGCCAGGGCAACTCCGACCTCATCGGCTTCGCCGCCAACGCCGACTTCATCCTCTCCACGGTTGGCGAAGAGCTGGGCCTGGCCGGGATGATGGCGTTCCTGCTGATCTACGGTCTGATCGTGGAGCGCGGTGTACGCACCGCCCTCGCCGCCCGCGACCCCTTCGGCAAGCTCCTCGCGATCGGCCTCTCCGGAGCCTTCGCCATCCAGGTCTTCGTCGTCGCCGGCGGTGTGATGGGCCTCATCCCGCTGACCGGTATGACGATGCCGTTCGTCGCGGCCGGCGGTTCTTCCGTGATCGCCAACTGGGCTCTGATCGGGATCCTCATCCGTATCAGCGACACCGCGCGCCGTCCCGCGCCGGCTCCCGCCCCGTCCCCCGACGCCGAGATGACCCAGGTGGTCCGACCGTGA
- a CDS encoding peptidoglycan D,D-transpeptidase FtsI family protein, which translates to MNKPLRRIAIFCGLLVLALMVRTNWLQYVQAEDLNTNSKNKRIQIERYASERGNIIVDGKPITGSVDSNDEYFKYKRTYVNGPMWAPVTGYASQAYDANQIEKIEDGILTGNSDQLFFDRTMAMFTGDKKKGGNVVTTLNGAAQKAAYDGLGNKKGAVAAIDPKTGKILALASTPSYDPATFAGYSGKDEKAWLALERDKDKPKLNRALREVYPPGSTFKVVTAAAALEHGVVDDIDAATDTPEPFLLPTTRVPMVNHANGCKNASLNQALKVSCNSVFANLGDKVTRDKMVETAQKFGFNNPEIDIPVRAAASVYDKAMDRPQNSLSSIGQFNTATTPLQMAMVTAAIANDGKLMKPYMIDQLEAPNLDVIEKTEPQEMSRPLSQKNAQLLQQMMENVVENGTGGNAKIDDVTVGGKTGTAQHGENNSKNPYAWFISYAKAADGSTVAVAVVVEDSEAKRDDISGGGLAAPIAKDVMQAVLDSKK; encoded by the coding sequence GTGAACAAGCCCCTGCGCCGGATCGCCATCTTCTGCGGCCTGCTCGTCCTCGCCCTGATGGTGCGCACCAACTGGCTCCAGTACGTCCAGGCCGAAGACCTGAACACGAACTCCAAGAACAAACGGATCCAGATCGAGCGGTACGCCAGCGAGCGCGGCAACATCATCGTCGACGGCAAGCCCATCACCGGCTCAGTCGACTCGAACGACGAGTACTTCAAGTACAAGCGCACCTACGTCAACGGCCCCATGTGGGCCCCGGTGACCGGATACGCCTCGCAGGCCTACGACGCCAACCAGATCGAGAAGATCGAGGACGGCATCCTCACCGGCAACAGCGACCAGCTCTTCTTCGACCGCACGATGGCGATGTTCACCGGCGACAAGAAGAAGGGCGGCAACGTCGTCACCACCCTCAACGGAGCCGCCCAGAAGGCCGCCTACGACGGCCTCGGCAACAAGAAGGGCGCCGTCGCCGCGATCGACCCCAAGACGGGCAAGATCCTCGCGCTGGCCTCCACACCCTCGTACGACCCCGCCACCTTCGCCGGCTACTCCGGCAAGGACGAGAAGGCGTGGCTGGCGCTGGAGCGCGACAAGGACAAGCCGAAGCTCAACCGCGCACTGCGCGAGGTCTACCCGCCCGGCTCCACCTTCAAGGTGGTCACCGCGGCCGCGGCCCTGGAGCACGGCGTCGTCGACGACATCGACGCGGCCACCGACACCCCTGAGCCGTTCCTCCTGCCCACCACCCGTGTTCCGATGGTCAACCACGCCAACGGCTGCAAGAACGCCAGCCTCAACCAGGCGCTCAAGGTCTCCTGCAACTCCGTCTTCGCCAACCTCGGCGACAAGGTCACCCGCGACAAGATGGTGGAGACGGCGCAGAAGTTCGGATTCAACAACCCGGAGATCGACATCCCGGTACGCGCGGCCGCCTCCGTCTACGACAAGGCGATGGACCGCCCCCAGAACTCCCTCTCCTCCATCGGACAGTTCAACACCGCCACCACCCCCCTCCAGATGGCCATGGTCACCGCGGCGATCGCCAACGACGGCAAGCTGATGAAGCCGTACATGATCGACCAGCTGGAAGCGCCCAACCTCGACGTCATCGAGAAGACCGAGCCGCAGGAGATGAGCCGCCCGCTCTCCCAGAAGAACGCGCAGCTCCTCCAGCAGATGATGGAGAACGTCGTCGAGAACGGCACCGGCGGCAACGCCAAGATCGATGACGTGACCGTCGGCGGCAAGACGGGCACCGCCCAGCACGGCGAGAACAACAGCAAGAACCCGTACGCCTGGTTCATCTCGTACGCGAAGGCCGCCGACGGATCTACTGTCGCCGTCGCGGTCGTGGTCGAGGACAGCGAGGCCAAGCGCGACGACATCAGCGGCGGCGGCCTCGCGGCCCCCATCGCCAAGGACGTGATGCAGGCGGTACTGGACAGCAAGAAGTGA
- the crgA gene encoding cell division protein CrgA produces MPKSRIRKKADFTPPPATKQATSIKLTNRSWVAPVMLALFLIGLAWIVLFYVTEGDLPIKSFGNWNIVAGFGFIAAGFGVSTQWK; encoded by the coding sequence GTGCCGAAGTCACGTATCCGCAAGAAGGCCGATTTCACGCCGCCGCCGGCTACGAAGCAGGCGACCAGTATCAAGCTGACCAACCGCAGCTGGGTCGCACCGGTGATGCTCGCTCTGTTCCTGATCGGGCTCGCCTGGATCGTCCTGTTCTATGTGACCGAGGGCGATCTGCCGATCAAGAGTTTCGGCAACTGGAACATCGTCGCCGGCTTCGGCTTCATCGCCGCCGGCTTCGGCGTCTCCACCCAGTGGAAGTAG
- a CDS encoding aminodeoxychorismate/anthranilate synthase component II, with amino-acid sequence MSARILVVDNYDSFVFNLVQYLYQLGAECEVRRNDEVELAHAQDGFDGVLLSPGPGAPEQAGVCIDMVRHCADTGVPVFGVCLGMQSMAVAYGGVVGRAPELLHGKTSLVTHEGKGVFAGLPSPFTATRYHSLAAEPAELPDELEVTARTADGIIMGLRHRELAVEGVQFHPESVLTEHGHLMLANWLEQCGDTGAIGRSAGLAPVVGKAVA; translated from the coding sequence ATGAGCGCCCGCATCCTGGTCGTCGACAATTACGACAGCTTCGTCTTCAACCTCGTCCAGTACCTGTACCAGCTCGGCGCCGAGTGCGAGGTCCGGCGGAACGACGAGGTTGAACTCGCGCACGCCCAGGACGGTTTCGACGGAGTGCTGCTGTCCCCCGGTCCGGGAGCGCCCGAGCAGGCCGGTGTGTGTATCGACATGGTGCGGCACTGTGCGGACACCGGCGTGCCCGTCTTCGGCGTCTGCCTGGGGATGCAGTCGATGGCGGTGGCGTACGGCGGTGTGGTGGGCCGCGCCCCCGAGCTGCTGCACGGCAAGACCTCGCTCGTCACCCACGAGGGCAAGGGCGTCTTCGCCGGACTGCCTTCGCCCTTCACCGCCACGCGCTACCACTCGCTGGCCGCCGAGCCGGCGGAGCTGCCGGACGAGCTGGAGGTCACGGCGCGGACGGCGGACGGCATCATCATGGGGCTGCGCCACCGTGAACTGGCCGTCGAGGGCGTGCAGTTCCACCCCGAGTCGGTCCTCACCGAGCACGGCCATCTGATGCTCGCCAACTGGCTGGAGCAGTGCGGCGACACCGGGGCGATCGGCCGGTCGGCGGGGCTCGCACCGGTGGTGGGCAAGGCTGTGGCGTGA
- the pknB gene encoding Stk1 family PASTA domain-containing Ser/Thr kinase, producing the protein MEEPRRLGGRYELGSVLGRGGMAEVYLAHDTRLGRTVAVKTLRADLARDPSFQARFRREAQSAASLNHPAIVAVYDTGEDYVDGVSIPYIVMEYVDGSTLRELLHSGRRLLPERTLEMTIGILQALEYSHRAGIVHRDIKPANVMLTRTGQVKVMDFGIARAMGDSGMTMTQTAAVIGTAQYLSPEQAKGEQVDARSDLYSTGCLLYELLTVRPPFVGDSPVAVAYQHVREEPQPPSNFDPEITPEMDAIVLKALVKDPDYRYQSADEMRADIEACLDGQPVAATAAMGSVGYGGYGSDDQPTTALRQADPAGQTSMLPPVNPDGGGYGGYDDRPDRRRQKKSNTSTILLVLAGILVLVGAVLIGKSVFGGGGGNGDVPVPLLVGKTFDEAKVLATNAGVEVAQSGTDRCDQPKGSICTQTPDGGKMKEGDTVQVVVSEGAPKIEVPDVTDKPVDKATQILEGKVFKVKTKEIESDEDPGTVLTQSPVGGAQAEKNSTVTLTVAKQTKVPVPPVVGAQFDAAKAQLEGLEFTVARVDVDSTEPAGQVIKQDPAGNSKAAKGATITLTVSKGPQTPQVPVPQIRGMTVAQAKQQLAQSGFTTVGFAPGSSQDDNALVTNTDPQPGTQVDPATTTVTLTTVGGGGNGGGNGGGFIGGGDG; encoded by the coding sequence ATGGAAGAGCCGCGTCGCCTCGGCGGCCGGTACGAACTGGGCTCGGTGCTCGGCCGTGGTGGCATGGCGGAGGTCTACCTCGCCCACGACACCCGGCTCGGCCGCACCGTCGCCGTGAAGACGCTGCGGGCCGACCTCGCCCGCGATCCGTCCTTCCAGGCCCGGTTCCGCCGTGAGGCCCAGTCGGCCGCCTCGCTCAATCACCCCGCGATCGTCGCTGTCTACGACACGGGCGAGGACTACGTCGACGGGGTCTCGATCCCGTACATCGTGATGGAGTACGTCGACGGGTCCACGCTCAGAGAGCTGCTGCACTCCGGGCGCAGACTGCTGCCCGAGCGCACCCTCGAGATGACCATCGGCATCCTCCAGGCGCTGGAGTACTCGCACCGCGCCGGAATCGTCCACCGCGACATCAAGCCGGCGAACGTCATGCTGACGCGCACCGGCCAGGTCAAGGTCATGGACTTCGGCATCGCCCGCGCCATGGGCGACTCCGGGATGACGATGACCCAGACCGCGGCCGTGATCGGCACCGCCCAGTACCTGTCCCCGGAGCAGGCCAAGGGCGAGCAGGTCGACGCGCGCTCCGACCTGTACTCCACGGGCTGCCTGCTCTACGAGCTCCTCACCGTCCGTCCCCCCTTCGTGGGCGACTCCCCGGTGGCCGTGGCGTATCAGCACGTACGGGAAGAGCCGCAGCCGCCGAGCAACTTCGACCCCGAGATCACGCCCGAGATGGACGCCATCGTCCTGAAGGCCCTGGTCAAGGACCCCGACTACCGCTACCAGTCGGCCGACGAGATGCGCGCGGACATCGAGGCCTGCCTCGACGGCCAGCCGGTCGCGGCGACGGCGGCGATGGGCTCGGTCGGCTACGGCGGCTACGGCTCGGACGACCAGCCGACCACGGCACTGCGCCAGGCCGACCCGGCCGGCCAGACGTCGATGCTCCCGCCGGTGAACCCCGACGGCGGCGGCTACGGCGGTTACGACGACCGCCCCGACCGCCGCCGCCAGAAGAAGTCGAACACCTCGACGATCCTGCTGGTGCTCGCGGGCATCCTCGTACTGGTCGGCGCGGTACTGATCGGCAAGTCGGTCTTCGGCGGCGGGGGCGGCAACGGCGATGTGCCGGTGCCGCTGCTCGTGGGCAAGACCTTCGATGAGGCCAAGGTTCTGGCGACCAATGCAGGCGTGGAGGTCGCGCAGTCCGGCACGGACCGGTGCGACCAGCCGAAGGGCAGTATCTGCACCCAGACTCCGGACGGGGGCAAGATGAAGGAGGGCGACACCGTCCAGGTCGTCGTCTCCGAGGGCGCCCCCAAGATCGAGGTCCCCGACGTCACGGACAAGCCGGTGGACAAGGCGACGCAGATCCTGGAGGGCAAGGTCTTCAAGGTCAAGACCAAGGAGATCGAGTCCGACGAGGATCCCGGCACTGTCCTCACGCAGAGCCCGGTGGGCGGTGCTCAGGCCGAGAAGAACTCCACGGTCACCCTCACCGTCGCCAAGCAGACCAAGGTGCCGGTGCCTCCGGTGGTGGGCGCGCAGTTCGACGCCGCCAAGGCCCAGCTCGAAGGCCTCGAATTCACGGTCGCGCGGGTCGACGTGGACTCCACCGAGCCGGCGGGCCAGGTCATCAAGCAGGACCCGGCGGGCAACTCGAAGGCGGCCAAGGGCGCGACGATCACCCTGACCGTCTCCAAGGGCCCGCAGACACCGCAGGTTCCGGTTCCCCAGATCCGGGGTATGACGGTCGCCCAGGCAAAGCAGCAGCTGGCACAGAGCGGATTCACAACCGTCGGGTTCGCTCCTGGAAGCTCGCAGGACGACAACGCCTTGGTCACCAACACCGACCCGCAGCCCGGCACCCAGGTGGACCCGGCGACCACGACGGTCACCCTCACCACTGTCGGCGGCGGCGGCAACGGCGGCGGCAACGGCGGCGGATTCATCGGCGGCGGCGACGGCTAG